CATGCGGACAAGTCCTTTGTGTTCAAGAAGCTTATTCCACACCCGAAGTTCAAAGGAACGCGCGAGTTTACGGATTTGACTCGACTGACAATTAGGACATTTCATATCTTCACTTTTATCAGATCATCCCGCAGGGATGCAACGCCCTATTTTGCCTTTGATAGAGATACTAAAGCTAGTATCATCGCCAATGTCAATACAGCGATCGCCAAAACAGACAAACTTTTTACTAAAACTGATGTCGATGTCAGAGTAATTCGTTGGCATGAATCAGCAAAAGGAGTTGACGATCTTATTGTACAGAAAGGAGCAGAGGCTTTTCATCAAGCTTATAGTAAGGCGTTATCTCTAAAAACTTGGTTGGTCCGCACCTCAGTTCA
This DNA window, taken from Pleurocapsa sp. FMAR1, encodes the following:
- a CDS encoding DUF3854 domain-containing protein, coding for MTRLTIRTFHIFTFIRSSRRDATPYFAFDRDTKASIIANVNTAIAKTDKLFTKTDVDVRVIRWHESAKGVDDLIVQKGAEAFHQAYSKALSLKTWLVRTSVQLTYKANI